Proteins from one Triticum aestivum cultivar Chinese Spring chromosome 7A, IWGSC CS RefSeq v2.1, whole genome shotgun sequence genomic window:
- the LOC123147039 gene encoding GDSL esterase/lipase At5g03610-like, with amino-acid sequence KQQLQSSVALVSISGSDYMTGANVDNAFLSSFDDIDSYIGNVTTEIAKNVGKLQRLGVRKVLVNNMHPIGCTPLRTSANNYTTCDLLANYAATVHNNNIEHLMGNKNNAHILDLYTAFTDIVNHAPGEGSEQSNNFKRKLTPCCEASTELGYCGQVSPSGKRLYDLCKNPEKNFYWDETYPTTAGWEAVTEALEEPLREFLDRDYVP; translated from the exons AAACAACAGCTTCAGAGCTCCGTCGCTCTCGTCTCCATCTCCGGCAGTGACTACATGACTGGTGCCAACGTCGACAATGCCTTCTTGAGTAGCTTCGATGAT ATTGATAGTTATATTGGGAACGTGACGACTGAGATTGCGAAGAACGTGGGGAAGCTACAGAGGCTAGGTGTGAGAAAGGTACTAGTGAACAACATGCATCCCATTGGCTGCACGCCTTTGCGGACTAGTGCGAACAACTACACGACATGCGACCTTCTGGCAAACTATGCCGCAACTGTGCACAACAACAATATAGAACACCTGATGGGGAACAAGAATAATGCCCACATACTGGACCTCTACACTGCCTTCACTGACATCGTTAATCACGCCCCGG GTGAAGGGTCGGAGCAGTCAAACAATTTCAAGCGCAAGCTGACACCTTGCTGTGAGGCTTCCACCGAGCTGGGGTACTGTGGACAGGTTAGCCCTTCAGGGAAGCGCCTCTACGACCTATGCAAGAATCCTGAAAAGAATTTCTACTGGGATGAGACTTACCCGACGACCGCTGGGTGGGAAGCTGTTACAGAGGCACTAGAAGAACCTTTGAGGGAGTTCCTAGATCGGGACTATGTTCCATGA